In a genomic window of Scyliorhinus torazame isolate Kashiwa2021f chromosome 5, sScyTor2.1, whole genome shotgun sequence:
- the LOC140418932 gene encoding uncharacterized protein, which produces MEKRWKCADCGKGFNWPSQLETHRRSHTGERPFTCSMCGKGFRESSNLLQHQRVHSDLRPFKCPGCGKCYKSSGDLMSHKRVHTDERPFECSHCGTGFRKSSELTVHQRIHTGERPFTCSMCGKGFINSSNLLRHQRIHSNMRTYKCADCEESFKSSDNLLRHRRTHSGERPFICSVCGKAFTRSAALLTHQRVHSGERPFSCSVCGKGFTCSSHLLKHQRTHTGERPFTCSECGKRFTASSHLLTHQRTHTGERLFTCPVCGKGFTQSSNLLTHQRVHR; this is translated from the coding sequence atggagaaacggtggaaatgtgcagactgtgggAAAGGGTTCAATtggccatcccagctggaaactcatcgacgcagtcacactggggagagaccattcacctgttctatgtgtgggaagggattcagagagtcatccaacctgctgcaacaccagcgagttcacagtgacctgagaccttttaaatgcccaggctgcgggaagtgctataaaagttctggggacctGATGTCCCataaacgtgttcacactgacgagagaccattcgaatgctctcactgtgggactgggttcaggaaatcATCTGAActgactgtacatcagcgaattcacactggggagaggccgttcacctgctccatgtgtgggaagggattcattaattcatccaacctgctgagacaccagcgtatTCACTCCAATATGAGAACttataaatgtgctgactgtgaggagAGCTTTAAAAGCAGCGACAATCTGCTGAGACATCGACGCACTCACAGTGGAGAGAGGCCAtttatctgctctgtgtgtgggaaggcattcactcgaTCAGCCGcattgctgacacaccagcgagttcacagtggagagaggccattctcgtgctctgtgtgtgggaagggattcacttgttcatcccacctgctgaaacaccaacgcactcacactggagagaggccgttcacctgctccgagtgtgggaagagattcactgcttcatcccacctgctgacacaccaacgcactcacactggggagagacttttCACCTGTCcagtgtgtggaaaaggattcactcagtcgtctaacctgctgacacaccaacgggttcacaggTGA
- the LOC140418934 gene encoding uncharacterized protein, with protein sequence MQRHQRVHTGEKPFTCTQCGKGFRGSSTLRKHQQVHTGERPFTCSQCGKGFCDSPTLRKHQRVHTGERPFTCSHCGKGFCDSPTLRKHQRVHTGERPFTCSQCGKGFIDSSNMQRHQRVHTGERPLTCSQCGKGFSDSSNLRKHQRVHTGERWLSCPQCGKGLSDSSTLRKHQRVHTGERPFTCCPCGKGFTQFSNLQTHQRVLTGERPFTCSQCGKGFTQLSNLRRHQRVHTGEGPSTSQCETGLHVSPHLL encoded by the coding sequence ATGCAAagacatcaacgagttcacactggggagaagccgttcacctgcacccagtgtgggaaaggattcaggggTTCATcaaccctgcggaaacatcagcaagttcacactggggagaggccgttcacctgctctcagtgtgggaagggattctgtgattcacccaccctgcggaaacatcagcgagttcacactggggagaggccgttcacctgctctcattgtgggaagggattctgtgattcacccaccctgcggaaacatcagcgagttcacactggggagaggccgttcacctgctctcagtgtgggaagggattcattgattcttcgaacatgcagagacatcagcgagttcacactggggagaggccattaacctgctctcagtgtgggaagggattcagtgattcatccaacctgcggaaacatcagcgagttcacactggggagaggtggcTTTCCTGCccgcagtgtgggaagggattaagtGATTCATCTACCCtgaggaaacatcagcgagttcacactggggagcggccaTTCACTTGCTGtccatgtgggaaaggatttactcagttctccaacctgcagacacatcagcgagttcttacgggggagaggccattcacctgctctcagtgtgggaaaggatttactcagttatccaacctgcggagacaccagcgagttcacactggggagggacCATCCACTTCTCAATGTGAGACAGGATTGCATGTTTCACCacacctgctgtga